A single bacterium DNA region contains:
- a CDS encoding phosphate butyryltransferase: MIKSFSDLMKEAKAKGPKKVAVAVAQDEVVLEALSDAAKEKIATPILFGDKKAIEEAAQKAGVDIKGWEIHDIKDMAEASKAAVAAVSSGKADFLMKGLVATSTFLKAVLDKEVGLRTGRLLSHVAVMESSAYPKLILVSDGGMNVKPDLMAKVDIINNAVEISQKLGVEKPKVAVLAAIEVLNPEMQDTIDATHLSKMNDRGQIKGCLIDGPLALDLAVSAEAAAHKKIKSQVAGEADIFLTPDIASGNMLVKGLIYLGGAQAAGIIAGAAKPVVMLSRADSKQQKINSIALGVVSC; the protein is encoded by the coding sequence ATGATCAAATCATTTTCCGACCTGATGAAAGAGGCCAAGGCCAAAGGGCCCAAAAAAGTTGCGGTGGCGGTGGCCCAGGACGAGGTGGTCCTTGAGGCTTTGAGCGACGCGGCCAAGGAAAAGATCGCCACCCCGATCCTGTTCGGAGACAAAAAGGCGATAGAAGAAGCCGCCCAGAAGGCGGGCGTGGACATCAAGGGCTGGGAGATCCACGACATCAAGGATATGGCCGAGGCCTCAAAAGCTGCGGTAGCAGCGGTCTCCAGCGGCAAGGCCGATTTTCTGATGAAGGGCCTGGTGGCCACCTCCACCTTCCTAAAAGCCGTGCTGGACAAGGAAGTGGGCCTGCGCACCGGGCGCTTGCTGTCCCACGTGGCGGTGATGGAATCGTCCGCTTACCCCAAACTGATCCTGGTTTCAGACGGCGGGATGAACGTCAAGCCCGACCTGATGGCCAAGGTGGACATCATCAACAACGCGGTGGAGATCTCGCAAAAGCTGGGAGTGGAAAAGCCCAAGGTGGCCGTGCTGGCCGCCATAGAAGTGCTCAACCCGGAAATGCAGGACACCATAGACGCCACCCATCTTTCCAAGATGAACGACCGGGGGCAGATCAAGGGCTGTCTCATTGACGGGCCGCTGGCCCTGGACCTGGCGGTCTCGGCCGAGGCCGCCGCCCACAAAAAGATCAAGAGCCAGGTGGCCGGAGAGGCCGACATCTTCCTGACCCCCGATATCGCCTCGGGAAACATGCTGGTCAAGGGGCTGATCTATTTGGGCGGGGCCCAGGCGGCCGGGATCATCGCCGGGGCGGCCAAGCCGGTGGTGATGCTCTCCCGGGCAGATTCCAAACAGCAAAAGATCAACTCCATCGCCCTGGGAGTGGTCAGCTGCTGA
- a CDS encoding sensor domain-containing diguanylate cyclase, which produces MAKQAEDNASGLPCDIYKAILDQTYDGVYFVDNEKRITYWNKGAQSISGYQPEEVITLRCSDDLLCHIDAEGRSMCGPLCPLSRAVNGGQSTAQTRVYLKHKDGRRVPVDVVSSPISGPAGERLGAVQIFRDASIYEEEAKASELLSKLAAIDPLTELLNRRKIEMELDLELKKSKRLGLPLSLVFCDLDYFKHINDKYGHPVGDEVLKGVSRQLQAGIREYDRVARYGGEEFLIMLPQTKAEIAVEIADRLRTSIERWRLIHQEKLWPLNVTISMGVAEMNRDETLDSLIDRADKALYRAKQGGRNAVFVS; this is translated from the coding sequence ATGGCCAAACAGGCGGAGGACAATGCCAGCGGCCTGCCCTGCGACATTTACAAGGCCATCCTGGACCAGACCTATGACGGCGTTTATTTTGTGGACAATGAGAAGCGAATCACCTACTGGAACAAAGGGGCCCAGAGCATCTCCGGTTACCAGCCGGAAGAAGTGATCACTTTGCGCTGTTCCGACGATCTGCTTTGCCACATCGATGCCGAGGGCCGGAGCATGTGCGGACCGCTTTGCCCCTTAAGCCGGGCGGTCAACGGCGGACAGTCCACCGCCCAGACCAGGGTCTACCTGAAGCACAAGGACGGGCGCCGGGTGCCGGTGGATGTGGTCTCGTCGCCTATCAGCGGTCCTGCGGGGGAGCGGTTGGGGGCTGTCCAGATATTCCGGGACGCCAGCATCTATGAGGAGGAGGCCAAGGCCTCGGAACTGCTTTCCAAACTGGCGGCCATCGATCCCCTGACCGAACTGCTGAACCGGCGCAAGATAGAGATGGAGCTGGACCTGGAGCTGAAGAAATCAAAACGTTTGGGATTGCCCCTGTCTTTGGTCTTCTGCGACCTGGATTATTTCAAGCACATCAATGACAAGTACGGGCATCCGGTGGGCGATGAGGTCCTCAAAGGTGTCTCCCGGCAGCTGCAGGCCGGGATCCGGGAATACGACCGGGTGGCCCGCTACGGGGGCGAGGAATTCCTGATCATGCTGCCCCAGACCAAGGCCGAGATCGCTGTGGAGATCGCCGACCGCTTAAGGACATCAATAGAAAGGTGGAGGCTGATCCATCAGGAAAAACTGTGGCCGCTAAACGTCACCATCAGCATGGGGGTGGCCGAGATGAACCGGGATGAAACCCTGGACAGCCTGATAGACCGGGCGGACAAGGCCCTGTACCGGGCCAAGCAGGGCGGCCGGAACGCGGTGTTTGTTTCTTAG